The proteins below come from a single Campylobacter concisus genomic window:
- a CDS encoding GGDEF domain-containing protein, with the protein MAAVTVSQIVKEALNEIKDRHLMLTPENYTEVYNEISKKYGFTTEESKKIEKYISRLGDEYKNQALSLHIKTVDEFVAFMTARLSRGAQQGAGLVADDKKLQSLNAFARRILQAISMLHNKDAKSLAEQSMQLLARRYDEKNLEEMCLRWFDFVSSYDTEFLEFLKYYGVRNFDDLKTMSSELEKFLTQKDEDGEEDVLIQLLSLTLEPSITKDLDEELSTIRSTLKQNPKTLNSKEFQEKVKAFVDRRIEEDRTEIIEKVGSLNNVLQNISERISDIAVSSQSSSDKVKSIKNDLKNVNLNTNSIDQVRSMLIEIAGALEIESKELGIEMHNRQATILELQNRVNSLEKELEEAKLESKEDFLTKVSTKRALMNEIQRIEEAYKRYGTDYSICFVDIDFFKSINDTYGHEAGDVILSAVAQVLKKNARKVDFVGRYGGEEFVILLPSTGLKDSVKFGDKLRSMIENFKFIYKNERIKVTISSGIATRSANLSETMTLEAADKMLYLSKENGRNQVMPKIIEEK; encoded by the coding sequence AAGCCTTAAATGAGATCAAAGATCGTCATTTGATGCTAACGCCAGAGAATTACACTGAAGTCTATAATGAAATTTCTAAAAAATATGGCTTTACAACAGAAGAGAGTAAAAAGATAGAAAAATATATCTCAAGGCTTGGCGATGAATATAAAAATCAAGCCCTAAGCCTCCATATAAAGACGGTCGATGAGTTTGTCGCTTTTATGACTGCCAGGCTCTCTAGGGGTGCTCAACAAGGAGCAGGCCTTGTAGCTGATGATAAAAAACTACAGTCACTAAATGCATTTGCTAGAAGAATTCTCCAAGCAATCTCAATGCTTCACAATAAAGATGCAAAAAGCTTAGCAGAGCAAAGTATGCAGCTACTTGCTAGAAGATATGATGAGAAAAATCTTGAAGAAATGTGCCTTAGATGGTTTGACTTTGTTAGCTCTTACGATACTGAATTTTTAGAATTTTTGAAATATTATGGTGTTAGAAATTTTGATGATTTAAAGACAATGAGTTCTGAACTTGAGAAATTTCTTACACAAAAAGATGAAGATGGCGAAGAGGATGTTTTAATTCAGCTTTTAAGTCTTACTCTTGAGCCTTCTATTACAAAGGATCTTGATGAAGAGCTTAGCACAATAAGAAGTACTTTGAAGCAAAATCCTAAAACCTTAAATAGCAAAGAATTTCAAGAAAAGGTAAAGGCATTTGTTGATCGCAGAATAGAAGAAGATAGAACGGAGATCATCGAGAAAGTTGGTTCACTAAATAATGTCTTGCAAAATATAAGCGAGAGAATTTCTGATATTGCAGTTAGTTCGCAAAGTAGTTCTGATAAAGTTAAAAGCATTAAAAATGATCTAAAAAATGTAAATTTAAATACAAATAGCATTGATCAAGTAAGAAGCATGCTTATTGAGATCGCTGGTGCTTTGGAGATCGAGAGCAAAGAGCTAGGTATCGAGATGCACAATAGACAAGCTACTATTTTAGAGCTTCAAAATAGAGTGAACAGCCTTGAAAAAGAGCTTGAGGAAGCTAAACTGGAGAGCAAAGAGGACTTTTTGACAAAGGTATCTACTAAGCGTGCTTTGATGAATGAGATTCAACGCATTGAAGAGGCATATAAACGCTATGGGACTGATTATTCTATCTGCTTTGTTGATATTGACTTTTTCAAAAGCATAAACGATACTTATGGGCATGAGGCTGGAGATGTTATTCTTTCAGCAGTGGCTCAAGTGCTTAAGAAAAATGCTAGAAAGGTTGATTTCGTTGGTAGATATGGCGGCGAAGAATTTGTAATCTTGCTTCCAAGCACTGGCTTAAAAGATAGTGTTAAATTTGGAGATAAACTAAGAAGCATGATAGAAAATTTTAAATTTATATATAAAAATGAGCGTATTAAGGTTACTATCAGCTCTGGTATAGCGACAAGAAGTGCAAATTTAAGTGAGACGATGACGCTTGAGGCTGCTGATAAGATGCTTTATCTCTCAAAAGAAAATGGCAGAAATCAAGTAATGCCAAAGATAATCGAGGAAAAATGA